The following coding sequences are from one Nilaparvata lugens isolate BPH chromosome 6, ASM1435652v1, whole genome shotgun sequence window:
- the LOC120351996 gene encoding uncharacterized protein LOC120351996, whose protein sequence is MKKQNHNLQRAVSDLQQYTRSNCLELHNYPQEKNEDLIGVVKSVSKALGHELTDMQIDNCHRLPTRDQKKTPPIIIKLTRRIDKEEILRRRRVKRDFSTRHLNLPSDIPLYVNESLAPERRKVLALAKVAKTEKAYKYLWIRNGKILMRKSDGKPVISLETVDDLDKLETTKSKQRGESVNLTDAGNDESSVLINE, encoded by the coding sequence atgaaaaaacaaaatcataACCTACAACGAGCTGTATCCGATCTTCAGCAGTATACGCGCTCCAACTGCCTCGAGCTACACAACTATCCACAGGAAAAGAACGAGGACTTGATCGGTGTAGTGAAATCTGTGAGCAAGGCGTTAGGACACGAGCTTACGGATATGCAAATTGACAATTGTCACCGCCTCCCAACGCGCGACCAAAAAAAAACTCCGCCGATTATTATCAAACTCACAAGGAGAATTGACAAAGAGGAAATTCTACGAAGGCGCCGAGTGAAGAGAGATTTTTCGACCCGTCACTTAAATCTTCCTTCCGACATTCCCCTGTACGTGAACGAGAGCCTCGCTCCAGAAAGAAGAAAAGTGTTAGCCCTGGCGAAAGttgcaaaaactgaaaaagcgTACAAATACCTATGGATACGAAATGGAAAGATTCTCATGAGGAAAAGTGATGGAAAACCGGTAATATCTCTTGAGACAGTTGATGACCTAGATAAACTGGAAACAACGAAAAGCAAACAGCGTGGTGAATCCGTCAATCTAACTGATGCAGGTAATGATGAATCAAGtgtattaattaatgaataa